The following are from one region of the Bradyrhizobium sediminis genome:
- a CDS encoding ABC transporter substrate-binding protein produces the protein MKTAFWLAGATVLALANPAMAGDTIKIGFVSTFSGPTAVIGNDMRNSFELALDHMGRKMGGKPVEVIYEDDTFKPDVGKQKTEKLIQSDKVDFIAGYIWSNVLLASLKPIVDSKTMLVIANAGPSQVAGELCSPYVFSTSWQNDQTPQAMGEYMNQKGVKSVFLIGPNYAAGKDMLAGVKSAFKGEIKGEEYTVWPSQLDFSAELSKARASGAASIFVFYPGAAGVQFLNQYTQAGLKAQMPLYTAFTIDELTLVLQKENALGVPGAQQWVNDLPNEQNKKYVADYRKKYTGLRPTFYGAQSYDAAQLIASAVEAVKGDTSKKDEMKAAMEKANFKSVRGAFKFGNNHIPIQNFYLQDVVKDADGQLSLKTVATIIKDSQDKFHDKCPMK, from the coding sequence ATGAAAACGGCATTCTGGCTGGCGGGCGCTACGGTTCTGGCGCTGGCAAACCCCGCGATGGCGGGAGATACCATCAAGATCGGGTTTGTCTCGACGTTCAGCGGCCCGACCGCCGTGATCGGCAACGACATGCGCAATTCGTTCGAGCTCGCGCTCGATCACATGGGCCGCAAGATGGGCGGCAAGCCGGTCGAGGTGATCTACGAGGACGACACCTTCAAGCCGGACGTCGGCAAGCAGAAGACCGAGAAACTGATCCAGTCCGACAAGGTCGACTTCATCGCCGGCTACATCTGGTCGAACGTGCTGCTCGCCTCGCTGAAGCCGATCGTGGATTCGAAGACGATGCTGGTCATCGCCAATGCCGGTCCGTCGCAGGTCGCCGGCGAGTTGTGCTCGCCTTACGTGTTTTCGACCTCGTGGCAGAACGACCAGACCCCGCAGGCGATGGGCGAATACATGAACCAGAAGGGCGTCAAGTCGGTGTTCCTGATCGGCCCGAACTATGCCGCCGGCAAGGACATGCTGGCTGGCGTCAAGAGCGCGTTCAAGGGCGAGATAAAGGGCGAGGAATACACGGTCTGGCCGAGCCAGCTCGACTTCTCCGCCGAGCTGTCGAAGGCGCGCGCGTCCGGTGCGGCATCGATCTTCGTGTTCTATCCGGGTGCCGCCGGCGTGCAGTTCCTCAATCAATATACGCAGGCCGGCCTGAAGGCGCAGATGCCGCTCTACACGGCGTTCACCATCGACGAACTGACGCTGGTGCTGCAAAAGGAGAACGCGCTCGGCGTTCCCGGCGCGCAGCAATGGGTCAACGATCTGCCCAACGAGCAGAACAAGAAGTACGTCGCCGACTACCGCAAGAAGTACACCGGCCTGCGTCCGACCTTCTACGGCGCGCAGTCCTATGACGCCGCGCAGCTGATCGCCAGCGCGGTGGAAGCCGTGAAGGGCGACACCAGCAAGAAGGACGAGATGAAGGCGGCGATGGAGAAGGCCAATTTCAAATCGGTGCGCGGTGCGTTCAAGTTCGGCAACAACCACATCCCGATCCAGAACTTCTATCTGCAGGACGTGGTCAAGGACGCCGACGGCCAGCTTTCGCTGAAAACCGTTGCCACCATCATCAAGGACAGTCAGGACAAGTTCCACGACAAATGCCCGATGAAGTGA